One Formosa agariphila KMM 3901 genomic window, CTTCAGAGGTCCAAAGTATAATAGGCAACGGTGCTCCAACATGCACACGTTCACCAGCATCATTTGTATAAGACCACAATGCAAAATCGTGAGAATCTTTTAAGTGATGCCCGATGTATTCCTTAATTTTATCAGGAGTATCTATCCTACTATCCCCTTCTTCATGATGTTGATTATCTTGATCTCCCCCTTTTGCGAAAGACGAGACAGAAGTCATCAATAAAACTAAAATTGCAATAAACTTGATAGATTGTTTTGCTACCATCATATTTTTAAAACTAATGAATTACGATCTCTAAAATTTTGTGCAAATGTAAACAATAATTTAAAAACCCAAACCCTTTTTTTACATATGTTTAAATAATAGTATCGAATTTATATTTTTATATAAAAAACTTCAACTATTTGCTATTTAGCAGTTTTGCAACCGCTGTTGCCTCGGCCGTTAAAAACAAAAATAGTGGTATTACCAATCCAAATTTATCTACTCGAGAGAGTTGCTCTTCCTCAAAAACAGTACTGTTAAAAATAAGCATAAACAAACCTAACTTAAGGAACATAAGCACTAAATAAGCATAACCTGCCTGATTTGGCACTGTACTAGCAACCGCTTCTAGAGCTGCGTAAATAATTACTGAGGCTATAGCATGATACAAATACACTTGCCATAACTCTAATGTTAATCCATCCGGTGCTAAATAGCTATGCAACCCAAACCCAACAGCAAACAATAAAAGTATGCATAGTGTAAAAATTAGAATTCTTTTAATCATTCTTTATCATTCTTAGTAATATTAAGCACTTGTTTTATAACAGAATACATGGCT contains:
- a CDS encoding DUF6168 family protein, whose protein sequence is MIKRILIFTLCILLLFAVGFGLHSYLAPDGLTLELWQVYLYHAIASVIIYAALEAVASTVPNQAGYAYLVLMFLKLGLFMLIFNSTVFEEEQLSRVDKFGLVIPLFLFLTAEATAVAKLLNSK